In Phaeobacter porticola, one DNA window encodes the following:
- a CDS encoding flagellar hook protein FlgE — protein sequence MQQKGVSMTISSSLNAGVAGLSANASRLASISDNIANASTPGYKRVQTDFHSMVMSSSGGAYSAGGVRTTNVRLIDERGPLVTTSNATDLAVRGRGMLPVASINEVETGATNPQMMLTTTASFRTNADGLLATESGLVLMGWPAQSDGTIPPYARDTSDALEPVRFNVNKLSGEPTTEMSLGVNLPATATESTSAGTSENLSIEYYDNLGKSESLQIEFVPTVPGTGESNEWTMIITDTATGGTPIGEYTLTFDDNRTSGGALNAVTATTGGAYDAATGSIIVSVAGGPMEINIGTLGDDNGLTQLSDTFAPASISKDGAPVGNFTGVEIDEAGFVHANYDTGVSRVVYQVPLVDLPNPNGMIAMDRQTYMPSSESGSYFLWNAGEGPTGDILGYAREESATDVAGELTNMIQTQRAYSSNAKVIQTVDEMLQETTNIKR from the coding sequence ATGCAGCAGAAAGGCGTATCCATGACGATTTCTTCCTCACTTAATGCTGGCGTTGCCGGCCTTAGCGCGAATGCCAGTCGACTGGCCTCCATATCCGACAATATCGCAAATGCCTCGACGCCCGGCTATAAGCGGGTTCAGACGGATTTCCATTCGATGGTGATGAGCTCCTCTGGTGGAGCCTACTCAGCAGGTGGTGTGCGTACCACGAATGTGCGCTTGATTGATGAGCGTGGCCCGCTGGTAACAACAAGCAATGCTACTGATCTGGCCGTCCGCGGCCGTGGTATGCTGCCGGTTGCGTCTATAAATGAGGTTGAAACGGGTGCGACCAACCCTCAGATGATGCTGACGACGACCGCGTCTTTCCGAACCAATGCGGATGGTCTGTTGGCAACCGAATCCGGCCTGGTCCTAATGGGTTGGCCAGCCCAATCCGATGGAACCATTCCACCCTATGCGCGTGATACATCTGACGCGTTGGAGCCGGTGCGTTTCAATGTGAACAAACTATCCGGTGAGCCGACAACTGAGATGTCGCTGGGTGTGAACCTGCCGGCGACCGCCACCGAATCAACATCGGCTGGCACCAGTGAGAACCTGTCGATCGAATACTATGACAACCTTGGGAAATCCGAGAGCCTGCAGATTGAATTCGTACCAACTGTTCCTGGGACCGGCGAGTCGAATGAATGGACCATGATTATCACGGATACAGCAACCGGCGGGACACCGATTGGGGAATACACGCTGACCTTTGATGACAATCGAACCTCTGGCGGTGCGCTGAATGCGGTAACGGCGACCACCGGTGGTGCCTATGACGCGGCAACCGGTTCGATCATTGTATCTGTCGCAGGTGGCCCGATGGAGATTAATATCGGTACGCTGGGTGATGACAATGGTTTGACCCAGCTCTCCGACACTTTTGCGCCTGCGTCCATCTCCAAAGACGGCGCGCCGGTTGGCAACTTTACCGGTGTGGAAATTGATGAGGCTGGCTTTGTCCATGCTAACTACGACACGGGCGTCAGCCGCGTCGTCTATCAGGTGCCGCTGGTTGATCTTCCCAATCCAAACGGCATGATTGCCATGGATCGTCAGACCTATATGCCATCAAGCGAAAGCGGTTCATATTTCCTATGGAATGCGGGTGAAGGACCGACCGGGGACATCTTGGGGTACGCTCGTGAGGAATCCGCAACCGATGTGGCGGGTGAGCTGACAAATATGATTCAGACCCAGCGTGCCTATTCGTCAAATGCGAAAGTCATCCAGACTGTGGATGAGATGTTGCAGGAAACCACCAACATCAAGCGCTGA
- a CDS encoding GMC family oxidoreductase — protein sequence MEADYVIVGGGSAGSTLAARLSEDPNVTVCLLEAGGRGDGLLVRTPAAVVAMLPGRPKINNWAYETAPQPGLNGRRGYQPRGKALGGSSAINAMLYVRGHAKDYDEWAELGCDGWDWQSVLPYFQKSENNERGGDDLHGGSGPLQVSDQKSPRPITEAFIRAGRSLQIRHREDFNTGDNEGIGLYQVTQFHGEARNGERCSAAAAYLHPVMDRPNLTVITRAHASRILFDGKRAIGVCYRRRRSDHEVRARQEVILCGGAFNSPQLLQLSGVGRREDINPHGIDMVHELPGVGQNLQDHLDFTLAYKSKDRDNFGISVPGGVSLLRHVLNWRKSGEGMIATPFAEGAAFLKTDPTEDRADVQLHFVISIVDDHARKLHMGHGFSCHICVLRPNSRGSVGLTSADAMAAPLIDPQFLADSRDLDILIKGVRKAQQIMTAEPLAGYIHKELFMQGDVDDVALEQHIRARADTIYHPVGTCKMGTDPLAVVDPSLRVHGLDGLRVVDASVMPRLIGGNTNAPTIMIAEKAADIIRGATAHA from the coding sequence ATGGAAGCGGATTATGTGATCGTCGGTGGCGGATCGGCGGGGTCTACATTGGCCGCGCGATTGAGCGAGGATCCGAATGTCACGGTTTGCTTGCTGGAGGCCGGTGGACGCGGTGACGGGCTGTTGGTCCGAACCCCAGCCGCCGTTGTCGCTATGCTGCCGGGGCGGCCAAAGATCAACAATTGGGCCTATGAAACAGCGCCCCAACCTGGCCTGAATGGGCGCCGTGGATATCAGCCCCGAGGCAAAGCACTCGGCGGATCCAGTGCAATCAACGCCATGCTTTACGTGCGTGGCCACGCGAAAGACTACGATGAATGGGCGGAACTTGGCTGTGATGGCTGGGACTGGCAATCGGTGCTGCCCTATTTCCAGAAATCAGAGAATAACGAACGCGGTGGGGATGACCTCCATGGAGGTAGCGGACCGCTGCAAGTAAGCGACCAGAAATCACCGCGTCCTATCACAGAGGCCTTTATCAGGGCTGGACGATCCCTCCAGATACGACATCGCGAAGATTTCAACACTGGCGACAACGAAGGGATCGGCCTCTATCAGGTGACGCAATTCCACGGTGAGGCGCGCAATGGTGAGCGATGCTCGGCGGCTGCGGCCTACCTACATCCGGTGATGGATCGACCGAACCTGACGGTGATCACTCGCGCTCATGCCAGCCGTATTCTGTTTGATGGCAAGCGGGCCATTGGAGTGTGCTATCGTCGGCGCCGCTCCGATCACGAAGTTCGGGCGAGGCAAGAAGTGATCCTATGCGGCGGAGCGTTCAATTCGCCACAGCTGTTGCAACTGTCGGGCGTGGGGCGCCGCGAGGACATTAATCCGCACGGGATTGATATGGTGCATGAGCTGCCCGGCGTGGGTCAGAACCTGCAGGACCACCTTGATTTCACGCTGGCCTACAAGTCGAAGGACCGTGATAACTTTGGCATTTCCGTGCCAGGCGGTGTTTCGTTGCTGCGCCATGTACTGAATTGGCGCAAATCTGGCGAAGGTATGATTGCCACTCCCTTCGCCGAGGGCGCCGCATTCTTGAAAACTGACCCAACCGAAGACCGCGCCGACGTGCAGCTGCATTTTGTGATCTCTATCGTTGATGATCATGCACGCAAGTTGCACATGGGACACGGATTCAGCTGCCATATCTGCGTTCTGCGACCGAACTCACGCGGCTCGGTTGGATTGACCAGCGCTGACGCTATGGCGGCACCTCTTATAGACCCGCAATTTTTGGCGGATTCACGTGATCTGGACATTCTGATCAAGGGGGTGCGTAAGGCACAACAGATCATGACCGCGGAGCCCTTGGCAGGCTATATCCACAAAGAACTGTTCATGCAGGGCGATGTCGACGACGTCGCATTGGAACAACATATCCGCGCGCGGGCTGATACGATCTATCACCCGGTTGGCACCTGCAAAATGGGGACTGATCCGCTTGCGGTGGTTGACCCGTCGCTGCGTGTTCATGGCTTGGACGGTCTGCGGGTGGTCGATGCTTCGGTCATGCCGCGTCTGATTGGTGGCAATACCAATGCGCCGACAATCATGATCGCTGAAAAAGCCGCAGATATTATTCGTGGCGCCACGGCCCACGCCTGA
- a CDS encoding flagellar motor protein MotB codes for MSAQGNVAPIIIKKKKSGGGDGHHGGAWKVAYADFVTAMMAFFMLMWLLNATTEKQRKGLADYFSPTIPLSRVSGGGNGAFSGDSMFTEEIKPQNGTGASDVNPADAQQAKGDSGVEQDKDREAADEQFRALEEQLKGRGGESMVSIEMAQHIITRVTDEGLVVELFDTEDSPLFKEGTAEPTLLFRDIVQMVSRVTGVVENNIAIGGHTRSNAVVVANNPVWELSHSRANATRIMLETGGTVSKRMHRVTGHADRKLTDTNPMSARNNRIEIILLRK; via the coding sequence ATGAGCGCACAAGGAAATGTGGCGCCCATTATCATCAAGAAGAAAAAGTCAGGTGGTGGCGATGGTCATCACGGTGGTGCCTGGAAGGTCGCATATGCGGACTTCGTTACGGCTATGATGGCGTTCTTCATGTTGATGTGGCTGCTCAATGCAACGACTGAGAAACAACGAAAAGGGCTGGCGGATTACTTCTCGCCGACCATTCCGCTGAGCCGGGTTTCTGGCGGTGGTAATGGGGCTTTCAGCGGTGACAGTATGTTCACTGAGGAGATCAAGCCTCAGAACGGTACCGGTGCGTCTGATGTCAATCCTGCGGATGCGCAGCAGGCAAAGGGCGATTCTGGTGTCGAACAAGACAAGGATCGAGAAGCGGCGGATGAACAGTTCCGCGCGTTGGAAGAGCAGCTAAAGGGCCGAGGCGGCGAAAGCATGGTCTCGATCGAGATGGCACAGCACATCATTACCCGCGTCACCGACGAAGGGTTAGTGGTCGAACTTTTCGACACCGAAGACTCGCCCTTGTTCAAGGAAGGCACGGCTGAGCCAACCTTGTTGTTTCGGGATATCGTACAGATGGTGTCACGCGTTACTGGCGTTGTTGAAAACAATATCGCGATTGGCGGTCATACGCGGTCCAACGCGGTTGTTGTTGCCAATAATCCGGTTTGGGAACTGTCTCATTCGCGTGCCAATGCGACACGGATCATGCTGGAAACAGGTGGGACAGTCTCGAAACGCATGCACCGGGTGACGGGGCATGCAGATCGAAAACTGACTGATACCAATCCCATGTCAGCGCGAAACAACCGGATAGAGATCATTCTTTTGCGGAAATAA
- the fliP gene encoding flagellar type III secretion system pore protein FliP (The bacterial flagellar biogenesis protein FliP forms a type III secretion system (T3SS)-type pore required for flagellar assembly.), translating to MTRAALFAIALIAALVFGLPDAATAQDLSLSLGEGQSISARSIQLIMLITVLSLAPGLLIMVTCFPFLVTVLSILRQAMGLQQAPPNMLMISLALFLTYFVMEPVFTEAWAQGISPLIEEQLDVETAIERALQPFRVFMANRLDPDTFYAIADLRPATAGIDPTADAPLSTLVSSFMLSEIARAFQVGFLVFLPFLVIDLVVAAVLMSMGMMMVPPAVVSMPFKLAFFVVADGWSLIASALVRSYFP from the coding sequence ATGACACGCGCTGCCCTTTTTGCCATAGCGTTGATCGCCGCGCTGGTCTTTGGCCTGCCTGACGCAGCAACGGCACAAGATCTCAGCCTTTCACTGGGTGAAGGCCAATCTATTTCGGCGCGATCCATTCAGTTGATCATGCTGATAACCGTGCTCAGCCTCGCGCCAGGGCTGTTGATCATGGTGACCTGTTTTCCCTTCCTCGTAACTGTGCTGTCCATCCTCCGACAGGCCATGGGGTTGCAACAAGCGCCGCCAAACATGTTGATGATCAGCCTTGCGTTGTTTCTCACCTATTTTGTAATGGAGCCTGTCTTTACCGAAGCCTGGGCACAAGGAATAAGCCCGTTGATAGAAGAACAGCTGGATGTGGAAACCGCAATAGAGCGTGCCTTGCAACCCTTTCGTGTCTTCATGGCAAACCGCCTTGATCCGGATACGTTCTACGCGATTGCAGATCTTCGTCCCGCAACTGCAGGCATTGATCCTACTGCGGATGCGCCGCTATCGACCTTGGTCTCAAGCTTCATGCTGTCAGAAATCGCACGCGCGTTTCAGGTCGGTTTTTTGGTATTCCTACCTTTCCTTGTCATTGACCTGGTTGTGGCCGCGGTATTGATGTCGATGGGCATGATGATGGTCCCACCGGCAGTGGTATCTATGCCGTTCAAATTGGCCTTCTTTGTCGTGGCAGACGGCTGGAGCCTGATCGCCAGTGCATTGGTGCGCAGCTACTTCCCCTAG
- a CDS encoding long-chain-fatty-acid--CoA ligase — MLGKMMHKQLTIGSLIEHAGRFHAGTTVTSVETSGETVHMTWGDIDTNARRLAAALNRLGLEQGARCGTIAWNNRRHLEIYFGVSGGGFVCHTINPRLKAEQLIYIINHAEDQVLFIDTTFVPAVAQLRAQFTEVKHIVVMGPRDADIAAQIDGVLFYDELLAAETGDFDWPDLDENLPSSLCYTSGTTGNPKGVEYTHRTSVLHTLGGNQPDGIGLRARDTVLAVVPMFHVNAWGTPYIAAAVGAKLVLPGPNLDGVSLAKLIDAEKITVALGVPTIWMGLLQGLEETGCTAASLERTIVGGSALPTVMIPTFRDKYGVELVHAWGMTETSPIGTLNQLLQKHSTLDSDAQEKLREGQGRAPYGINLRLVDDAGTILPNDGKTEGNLQICGHWVIDSYFRADDSALTADGWFNTGDVATIDADGYMIIRDRSKDIIKSGGEWISTVELEDIAMSHSDIAQAAAIAAKHPKWDERPVVIAVKRNPSVTEAALLAHYKGKVASWQIPDRVVFVDTLPLGGTGKVLKNKLRESYDEVLLED; from the coding sequence ATGCTTGGCAAGATGATGCACAAACAGTTGACAATTGGCTCGCTGATCGAACATGCGGGTCGTTTTCACGCCGGAACCACAGTCACATCTGTCGAGACTTCGGGCGAGACGGTGCACATGACCTGGGGGGACATAGATACCAACGCTCGACGGCTGGCCGCTGCATTGAACCGTTTGGGGTTGGAGCAAGGGGCCCGTTGCGGCACTATCGCATGGAACAACCGCAGGCATTTGGAAATTTATTTCGGCGTCTCTGGCGGGGGCTTTGTATGTCACACGATCAATCCGCGCCTAAAGGCCGAACAACTGATCTATATAATAAACCATGCCGAAGATCAGGTGTTGTTCATCGATACCACGTTTGTACCCGCAGTGGCGCAGCTGCGCGCCCAGTTTACAGAGGTAAAGCATATTGTCGTGATGGGGCCGCGTGATGCAGATATCGCGGCGCAGATAGATGGAGTTCTGTTCTATGATGAATTGCTGGCGGCAGAGACCGGTGATTTCGACTGGCCAGATCTAGATGAAAATCTGCCATCAAGCCTGTGTTACACTTCGGGCACCACCGGCAACCCAAAAGGCGTAGAGTACACGCATCGCACCAGCGTGCTGCATACGCTGGGGGGGAACCAGCCTGACGGTATTGGCCTGCGCGCGCGCGACACGGTTCTGGCGGTGGTGCCGATGTTCCACGTGAACGCCTGGGGTACGCCCTATATCGCTGCTGCAGTGGGAGCCAAGCTGGTTCTGCCAGGTCCGAATCTGGATGGTGTCAGTCTGGCGAAGCTAATTGATGCAGAGAAGATCACTGTGGCACTGGGTGTGCCTACGATCTGGATGGGGCTTCTGCAAGGGTTGGAGGAAACCGGTTGTACTGCCGCAAGTCTTGAGCGGACCATCGTTGGCGGCTCAGCGTTGCCAACTGTGATGATTCCAACCTTCCGTGATAAATATGGTGTCGAACTGGTGCATGCCTGGGGCATGACCGAAACCAGCCCGATTGGGACGTTGAACCAGCTGTTGCAGAAACACAGTACATTAGATTCGGATGCCCAAGAAAAACTGCGGGAGGGACAGGGACGTGCTCCTTATGGCATCAATCTACGCCTTGTTGATGATGCAGGCACGATATTGCCCAATGACGGCAAGACCGAGGGCAATCTACAGATTTGTGGTCATTGGGTCATCGACAGCTATTTCCGCGCGGATGATTCCGCGCTGACCGCAGATGGCTGGTTCAACACTGGCGACGTCGCTACGATTGATGCCGATGGCTATATGATCATCCGCGATCGGTCCAAAGACATCATCAAGTCAGGGGGCGAGTGGATTTCGACCGTCGAGCTGGAGGATATCGCCATGTCTCACTCGGATATTGCGCAGGCTGCCGCGATTGCGGCTAAGCATCCAAAATGGGATGAGCGCCCCGTCGTGATCGCCGTCAAACGCAACCCAAGCGTGACAGAGGCAGCGTTGCTGGCTCATTACAAGGGTAAAGTGGCCAGCTGGCAGATCCCGGATCGGGTGGTTTTTGTCGATACGCTGCCGTTGGGTGGTACTGGCAAGGTGCTAAAGAACAAGCTGCGAGAATCATATGACGAGGTTCTGCTAGAGGACTGA
- a CDS encoding flagellar basal body P-ring protein FlgI produces MMKFIRIFLTVLLLPAIAQASAIRLKDLVEFDGVRGNDLVGYGLVVGLNGTGDGLRNSPFTEEIMTNILERLGVNVTGEQFRPKNVAAVFVTATLPPFARVGGTVDVTVSAIGDSKSLLGGTLVMTPLNAADGQIYAVAQGTILAGGAVAEGEGASVTQGVPTAGVIPSGARVEREIDFDLSSLSSMRLALREPDFTTAGRIERAINAEFGRNVALMRDSGTVEIDVQRTNTRSTAHAVGRIENILVEPQRKARVVVDQRSGTIVMGSDVRISRVAVAQGNLTLRIEETPLVVQPNPFADGETVVVPRTGAAIEEEEGIQLAEVPETTSLSEVVAGLNALGVSPRDMIDILKSLKAAGALHAEFVVR; encoded by the coding sequence ATGATGAAATTCATTCGGATCTTTCTGACAGTTTTGTTGCTGCCAGCGATCGCGCAAGCCAGCGCTATCAGGTTGAAAGATCTGGTAGAATTCGATGGTGTGCGTGGCAATGATCTGGTCGGCTACGGCCTGGTGGTTGGATTGAACGGCACCGGAGATGGTTTGCGAAATTCACCGTTCACCGAAGAAATCATGACGAATATTCTGGAACGTTTGGGCGTCAACGTAACGGGAGAACAGTTTCGACCTAAGAATGTCGCGGCTGTTTTTGTCACCGCGACCTTACCGCCATTTGCGCGCGTTGGCGGAACGGTTGATGTGACGGTTTCGGCAATTGGCGATTCTAAGAGCCTGCTTGGCGGAACGCTGGTCATGACTCCTCTGAATGCGGCAGATGGTCAGATTTATGCTGTGGCTCAGGGCACTATACTGGCTGGTGGTGCGGTGGCAGAGGGCGAAGGCGCCTCGGTTACCCAAGGCGTGCCCACGGCTGGGGTCATCCCTTCGGGCGCAAGGGTTGAGCGGGAGATTGACTTTGATCTGTCCTCGCTATCGTCGATGCGTCTTGCCCTGCGGGAGCCTGATTTTACGACTGCCGGACGTATTGAACGCGCCATCAATGCTGAATTCGGGCGCAATGTTGCGCTGATGCGTGATTCCGGCACGGTCGAGATCGACGTTCAGCGTACCAATACGCGTTCAACTGCCCATGCTGTTGGCCGGATCGAGAATATTCTCGTTGAACCACAGCGTAAGGCACGCGTGGTAGTGGATCAGCGATCCGGTACCATTGTAATGGGCAGCGATGTTCGCATTTCACGTGTTGCGGTGGCGCAGGGTAATCTCACCCTACGGATTGAAGAAACGCCCCTTGTTGTGCAGCCAAATCCATTTGCCGATGGCGAAACAGTGGTTGTTCCGAGGACCGGAGCCGCAATTGAAGAGGAAGAGGGTATCCAACTGGCAGAAGTCCCGGAAACGACCTCTCTGTCCGAAGTGGTTGCAGGGCTCAATGCGCTGGGCGTGTCGCCCCGTGATATGATCGATATCCTGAAAAGCCTGAAGGCGGCGGGCGCACTACATGCCGAATTTGTGGTTCGATAA
- the flgK gene encoding flagellar hook-associated protein FlgK has protein sequence MSISSALNSAMTGLTAAGRSTSVVSENLSNVLTPGYSRRTLALTSAGDGFSGVKVGGVQRFNDPALRSSVRSANSEVGVAEVKSTFYNRMTELVGSGDDPYSITQRLTDFDSGLIEVISRPDSGPRLNDLAIQAEELVSSISDAAEGLRNQRTAADRAIDVQVDTVNQSLEKIQKLNAKIAISQATGNDSASLLDQRDLLIDEVNQIIPVKVVNRDRGQVALFSEGGAVLLDGQPAELTFDGKADTLPYMTLGNGLLSGLKINGIDVATGSGGPIRGGTLAAQFEVRDVLTVEVQEDLDAMAKDLIERFQDPSLDTTLGATDAGIFTDQGAFFDPVNTVGIANRIELNDKIAMQGQAETWRLRDGLNAASPGNAGDATLLRGYADALDTKRTVSSVGLGTANLDASTLSANLLSRFAQSDNAAEQDVAFAAATYTEMYQRELAQGVDSDAELQNLIVIEKVYAANARMISVVDGLMETLLRI, from the coding sequence ATGTCCATTTCAAGTGCACTCAATTCCGCAATGACCGGACTGACGGCGGCTGGCCGCTCGACGTCGGTTGTTTCCGAAAACCTGTCGAATGTCCTGACACCAGGATATTCACGCAGAACCCTGGCGCTAACCAGCGCCGGGGATGGCTTTAGCGGGGTGAAGGTCGGTGGGGTCCAGCGCTTCAACGACCCGGCCCTGCGATCCAGCGTGCGGTCGGCCAACTCTGAGGTCGGTGTCGCGGAAGTAAAGTCTACGTTTTACAATCGTATGACCGAACTCGTCGGCAGCGGCGATGATCCATATTCGATCACGCAGCGACTGACTGATTTCGACTCTGGCCTGATCGAAGTGATCTCGCGACCGGACTCTGGCCCGCGCCTGAACGATCTGGCTATCCAGGCCGAAGAACTGGTTAGCTCCATCTCTGACGCTGCGGAAGGGTTGCGCAATCAACGTACAGCGGCGGATCGCGCCATTGACGTTCAGGTTGATACCGTCAATCAGTCACTGGAAAAAATCCAGAAACTGAATGCCAAAATCGCTATCAGTCAGGCGACCGGCAATGATTCAGCGTCCCTGCTGGACCAGCGGGATCTTCTGATTGATGAAGTCAATCAGATCATTCCGGTTAAGGTGGTGAACCGGGATCGCGGGCAGGTTGCTCTTTTTTCTGAAGGCGGGGCTGTGCTGCTGGATGGTCAACCGGCAGAGCTAACCTTTGACGGTAAGGCGGATACGCTCCCGTATATGACACTCGGCAACGGGTTACTTTCGGGCCTGAAGATAAATGGTATTGATGTGGCCACCGGATCGGGCGGTCCCATTCGCGGCGGTACTCTTGCAGCGCAATTCGAGGTGCGCGACGTGCTGACGGTTGAGGTGCAAGAAGACCTGGACGCAATGGCCAAGGATCTTATTGAGCGTTTTCAGGACCCGTCGCTTGATACCACGCTGGGTGCAACTGACGCTGGCATTTTTACCGATCAGGGTGCATTTTTTGATCCTGTAAACACCGTTGGTATAGCCAATCGTATTGAATTGAATGACAAGATTGCGATGCAGGGCCAGGCTGAAACTTGGCGATTGCGAGATGGCTTAAATGCCGCCTCTCCCGGCAATGCCGGTGATGCGACTTTGTTGCGCGGCTACGCAGATGCGTTGGATACCAAACGCACGGTTTCTTCGGTCGGCCTTGGAACTGCCAATTTGGATGCCAGCACACTCAGTGCGAACCTCCTGTCGCGTTTCGCACAGAGCGACAATGCCGCAGAGCAGGACGTCGCCTTTGCCGCAGCAACCTACACCGAAATGTATCAGCGCGAGCTGGCGCAGGGCGTCGATAGCGATGCAGAACTGCAAAACCTTATCGTGATTGAAAAAGTCTATGCAGCCAATGCCAGGATGATCTCTGTCGTTGATGGGCTGATGGAAACGCTTCTGAGGATTTGA
- a CDS encoding flagellin — translation MIMNSYGDMAQHLFLRNRSVGLKNDISTLTQELSSGKTSQLTQKLGGDLTYLSDVERSLDRLKSYKVANTEAALFASSAQNNIALIADNVLELTSDIFAVTTSPNDDTSQQISNQAEMYLTEAIRSLNGEAAGRSLFSGNDTEAQPLADLTTLMSSLATEAAGLTTAPDIVQAVKDWFADPLGFDAVMYQGSADLMDPVKIGPTEEVTVSLKANDDVFKQTLQSLAIAALVNEPTLTLSSGVKFEMLRSTGVELRESQVQLTQMQSDLGFVEGRIEQTATRNAAAQTSLSIVFNELVQADPYETATRLEEAQFQLESLFTVTARTSQLSLMRFLS, via the coding sequence ATGATTATGAATTCATATGGCGACATGGCTCAGCACCTTTTTCTGCGTAATCGGTCGGTCGGTCTGAAGAACGACATCTCGACCCTGACGCAGGAGCTGAGCAGTGGGAAAACCTCTCAGCTGACGCAGAAGTTAGGGGGGGATCTCACCTATTTGTCTGACGTCGAGCGTAGCCTTGACCGGCTTAAATCCTATAAGGTTGCCAATACCGAGGCGGCCTTGTTTGCGTCTTCGGCACAGAACAACATTGCGTTGATTGCTGATAATGTCCTGGAGTTGACCAGTGATATCTTTGCAGTAACCACCTCGCCGAATGATGACACATCGCAACAAATCTCCAATCAGGCTGAAATGTACCTGACAGAGGCCATTCGTTCGCTGAATGGTGAAGCCGCCGGGCGGAGTCTGTTTTCGGGCAATGATACAGAAGCCCAGCCTTTGGCTGACTTGACGACTTTGATGTCCTCGCTGGCAACTGAGGCCGCAGGATTAACCACGGCTCCTGATATCGTTCAGGCAGTAAAAGACTGGTTTGCAGATCCGCTCGGGTTTGATGCGGTTATGTACCAAGGGTCAGCCGATTTGATGGACCCTGTCAAAATCGGCCCGACCGAGGAAGTGACGGTTTCCCTCAAAGCCAATGATGATGTGTTCAAACAGACCCTGCAGAGTCTTGCGATTGCAGCATTGGTCAATGAACCCACTCTGACCCTTAGCTCCGGTGTGAAGTTTGAGATGCTACGCAGCACCGGTGTTGAACTGCGTGAGAGCCAGGTGCAGTTGACCCAGATGCAATCAGACCTCGGGTTTGTTGAAGGTCGGATCGAACAGACGGCTACACGCAACGCGGCAGCTCAGACCAGCCTGAGCATTGTATTCAATGAACTGGTGCAGGCAGACCCTTATGAGACCGCCACACGTCTTGAAGAGGCGCAGTTCCAGCTGGAAAGCCTGTTCACTGTCACGGCCCGCACGTCACAGCTGTCACTGATGAGGTTCCTGTCATGA